In Pyrus communis chromosome 1, drPyrComm1.1, whole genome shotgun sequence, the following are encoded in one genomic region:
- the LOC137734130 gene encoding heptahelical transmembrane protein 4-like, translating to MGSEVENFEDPKLAPEAMENNRASSSKEGKGKRLWKKVKYQLVEYHSLPNYLRDNEFILGHYRSEWPLKQVLLSMFTIHNETLNVWTHLIGFFLFLSLTIYTAIKVPEVVDLHALQHFPDVLKKADLHKLSEEFMTCLPSLPNMPDLNRLREELKTSLTSMDLLPSLSGWHVMELLNNCLPQRFSHGNQTDVCVLRSMKEDVANIIAPLMIRPITRWPFFAFLGGAMFCLLTSSACHLLSCHSERMSYIMLRMDYAGIAALISTSFYPLVYYTFMCDPFFCALYMGFITLLGIATVLVSLVPVFQNPEYRIVRVSLFLGMGLSGILPVMHKLILFSDQPEALHTTRYEILMGLLYGVGALVYATRIPERWMPGKFDIAGHSHQLFHVLVVAGAYTHYRAGLVYLKWRDLAGC from the exons ATGGGGAGCGAAGTCGAAAATTTTGAAGATCCAAAACTTGCACCTGAAGCAATGGAGAACAATCGGGCATCTTCGTCAAAGGAAGGCAAAGGAAAGCGGCTGTGGAAGAAGGTGAAGTATCAGTTGGTTGAGTACCACAGTTTGCCGAACTACTTGAGGGACAATGAGTTCATTTTGGGCCATTACCGGTCCGAATGGCCATTGAAGCAGGTCTTGCTTAGTATGTTTACCATCCACAACGAGACGCTAAATGTTTGGAC GCATTTGATCggattcttcctttttctttccctgACCATATACACTGCAATTAAGGTTCCAGAGGTCGTTGATCTTCATGCTTTACAGCATTTTCCTGATGTGCTCAAAAAGGCTGATCTGCACAAATTAAGTGAAGAATTCATGACATGCCTCCCTTCCCTACCCAACATGCCAGATCTAAACAGACTTAGAGAAGAGTTAAAGACATCATTAACTTCAATGGATCTGCTGCCGTCACTCTCTGGTTGGCATGTTATGGAACTTCTGAATAATTGTTTGCCACAACGATTCTCCCATGGCAACCAAACCGATGTTTGTGTTCTG CGTAGCATGAAGGAGGATGTAGCAAACATAATAGCACCACTGATGATTAGACCAATCACAAGATGGCCGTTTTTTGCGTTCTTGGGGGGAGCCATGTTTTGCTTGCTGACCAGCAGCGCATGCCATCTTCTCTCTTGCCACTCTGAACGCATGTCATATATCATGCTCAGGATGGACTATGCTGGAATTGCAGCCCTTATATCCACTTCCTTCTACCCTCTCGTCTACTACACCTTCATGTGCGACCCTTTCTTCTGCGCCCTCTACATGGGATTCATAACCCTCTTGGGAATTGCCACAGTCTTGGTTTCCCTCGTCCCAGTCTTTCAAAATCCCGAATACCGAATTGTCCGTGTATCTCTTTTTCTTGGCATGGGCCTGTCCGGGATTTTACCCGTTATGCACAAACTCATCTTGTTTTCTGATCAACCTGAGGCACTCCATACAACCAGGTATGAGATTCTGATGGGGCTTCTTTACGGGGTTGGAGCCCTGGTTTATGCCACAAGGATTCCAGAAAGATGGATGCCAGGGAAATTCGACATAGCAGGGCACAGCCACCAGCTGTTTCACGTATTGGTAGTGGCAGGCGCATACACCCATTACCGTGCAGGGCTCGTTTACCTCAAATGGCGCGACTTAGCGGGTTGCTGA